In a genomic window of Myotis daubentonii chromosome 18, mMyoDau2.1, whole genome shotgun sequence:
- the TAF13 gene encoding transcription initiation factor TFIID subunit 13 isoform X2, whose amino-acid sequence MADEEEDPTFEEENEEIGGGAEGGQGKRKRLFSKELRCMMYGFGDDQNPYTESVDILEDLVIEFITEMTHKAMSIGRQGRVQVEDIVFLIRKDPRKFARVKDLLTMNEELKRARKAFDEANYGS is encoded by the exons ATGGCGGATGAGGAAGAGGACCCCACC tttgaggaagaaaatgaagaaattggaGGAGGTGCGGAAGGTGGGCAGGGTAAAAGAAAGAGACTTTTTTCTAAAGAAT TACGATGTATGATGTATGGGTTTGGGGATGACCAGAATCCTTATACTGAGTCGGTGGATATTCTTGAAGACCTTGTTATAGAGTTCATCACTGAAATg ACTCACAAGGCAATGTCAATTGGAAGACAAGGGCGGGTACAAGTTGAAGATATCGTCTTTCTGATACGGAAGGACCCAAGGAAGTTTGCGAGGGTTAAAGATTTGCTTACTATGAATGAAGAATTGAAACGAGCTAGGAAAGCATTTGATGAAGCGAACTACGGATCTTGA
- the TMEM167B gene encoding protein kish-B isoform X1, with protein MTNVYSLDGILVFGLLFVCTCAYFKKVPRLKTWLLSEKKGVWGVFYKAAVIGTRLHAAVAVTCVAMAFYVLFIK; from the exons ATGACGAACG TGTACTCCCTGGATGGGATTCTGGTGTTCGGTTTGCTCTTTGTGTGCACCTGTGCCTACTTCAAGAAAGTTCCTCGTCTCAAAACCTGGCTGctatcagagaagaagggagtgtgGGGTGTGTTTTACAAAG CTGCTGTGATTGGAACCAGGCTGCATGCTGCTGTGGCAGTCACCTGCGTCGCCATGGCCTTTTATGTCCTGTTTATAAAATGA
- the TAF13 gene encoding transcription initiation factor TFIID subunit 13 isoform X1, which yields MVTKSLPGAGAEEVLGRNLTVHFAGEKFEEENEEIGGGAEGGQGKRKRLFSKELRCMMYGFGDDQNPYTESVDILEDLVIEFITEMTHKAMSIGRQGRVQVEDIVFLIRKDPRKFARVKDLLTMNEELKRARKAFDEANYGS from the exons ATGGTAACCAAGTCTCTTCCGGGTGCCGGTGCGGAAGAGGTGCTGGGACGTAACCTGACCGTTCACTTTGCCGGTGAAAAG tttgaggaagaaaatgaagaaattggaGGAGGTGCGGAAGGTGGGCAGGGTAAAAGAAAGAGACTTTTTTCTAAAGAAT TACGATGTATGATGTATGGGTTTGGGGATGACCAGAATCCTTATACTGAGTCGGTGGATATTCTTGAAGACCTTGTTATAGAGTTCATCACTGAAATg ACTCACAAGGCAATGTCAATTGGAAGACAAGGGCGGGTACAAGTTGAAGATATCGTCTTTCTGATACGGAAGGACCCAAGGAAGTTTGCGAGGGTTAAAGATTTGCTTACTATGAATGAAGAATTGAAACGAGCTAGGAAAGCATTTGATGAAGCGAACTACGGATCTTGA
- the TMEM167B gene encoding protein kish-B isoform X2, with the protein MTNVYSLDGILVFGLLFVCTCAYFKKVPRLKTWLLSEKKGVWGVFYKGERLSAQDGGTAVSGQWGAAKVGYCCDWNQAACCCGSHLRRHGLLCPVYKMNSKASISSTANQGDEGEEPGAWTQRRREQLKSSKSPG; encoded by the exons ATGACGAACG TGTACTCCCTGGATGGGATTCTGGTGTTCGGTTTGCTCTTTGTGTGCACCTGTGCCTACTTCAAGAAAGTTCCTCGTCTCAAAACCTGGCTGctatcagagaagaagggagtgtgGGGTGTGTTTTACAAAGGTGAGCGCCTATCTGCCCAGGATGGGGGGACTGCCGTCTCTGGACAGTGGGGTGCAGCAAAGGTTGGCTA CTGCTGTGATTGGAACCAGGCTGCATGCTGCTGTGGCAGTCACCTGCGTCGCCATGGCCTTTTATGTCCTGTTTATAAAATGAATTCCAAAGCATCCATCTCATCAACTGCCAACCAAGGGGACGAGGGTGAAGAACCTGGGGCCTGGACCCAGCGTAGGAGAGAGCAGCTAAAATCATCAAAGTCACCAGGATGA